AAAATGATATATGCTTATGATAAGTCTATCAGATCAGAAAATGCTTCAAAAAAAATATCTCTGATATAATCAAAAGTTTCGCAACAAAACCTATATAATTAAAATTATATTAAAATATTAACGGAAGCTGAGAAGTTAAATTATCAATGGAAGTATCGTATGCTGAAAGCATTTGCGTTGAAGAGAAACAGGAGACGCGCATAATTGCTTCGTCAGCACACCCTATTTTCTTCAAATATGCCAAAGCACTAGCTCTAAGTACATGAGGAGTAACTTTTATCGATAAATTCATATCATTTTCGGCTAACTTGAAATAATAATACACTTGGTTAATTGCTACTTGTCGACCATTACCCGATATGAATACCCAGCCAGTTCTATTCCCAATATAATCTCTCAACTCTTCCATTAGAAAGTTGGGATAAATCACCCGGACTTCACTATATCTACTGTGACGTTTCTTTATTTTAAAAGTAATCTGATTCAGAGAGAACGATAAATCTTCTATCCTCAAAGAAATTACTTCACTTAACTTTCTAACCCCTTGAATAATTAGTTTCCCAATTAAATAATCTCTAAAGCTAATTCTTTTAAGTGAGTCAAAAAATAACAACCACTCTTGTTTAGAAATAAATTCAGTCTTAACTTTATCTCGAATTTTATAAAAAGTAGAGTTACCAAAATCTCTAGAAGGAATGGCCTGTTTAATAACACCCTTAGTTAGCCTATAGAGAAATTTTGTGAACGATATATAACAAGCTGCTCTTGCTTGTTTTGAAGCTTCAGAAACAGGTTTGCCACTACAAGAGTATGTTAGTGT
The DNA window shown above is from Chlamydia gallinacea 08-1274/3 and carries:
- a CDS encoding tyrosine-type recombinase/integrase → MSNLSHYHKSRLFLTVSEAANVWLATLSPTTKKNYASGIRFLMANKILDGSMRLESLIYIDHWDLLNKIKTLTYSCSGKPVSEASKQARAACYISFTKFLYRLTKGVIKQAIPSRDFGNSTFYKIRDKVKTEFISKQEWLLFFDSLKRISFRDYLIGKLIIQGVRKLSEVISLRIEDLSFSLNQITFKIKKRHSRYSEVRVIYPNFLMEELRDYIGNRTGWVFISGNGRQVAINQVYYYFKLAENDMNLSIKVTPHVLRASALAYLKKIGCADEAIMRVSCFSSTQMLSAYDTSIDNLTSQLPLIF